AGGCTTTTGAACCGTTTTTGGGAGAAGAACAGCATCCTTGATGTGATAATATTTGCCTTGGAACTTAACCTCGTCCTCGGTCCACATCCTTTTCATAAGCCTTATTCCCTCAATGGTCTTGGATACTCGCTCTCTAGGAGGAAGAAACTCGACACCGTACCCTTCAAATTCAGCTTGGTTCCACCCCGCTCCAACTCCAAAAAGGAAGCGCCCTTTGCTGATATTATCAAGGGTTGAGACGATTTTGGCGGTTTGGGGAGCAGATCTGAAAGGTACTGGCGTGACGGCTATTCCTATCTTAATCCGCTTAGTTTTGAGCGCCATAGCCGTCAACATGAGGAACGCATCTGGAATATTATTGGCAGAGCGCTTCATATAATGATCATTGACGAAGACAGCCCCTAACCCTAGATCCTCAATTAATCTAGCCGTCTTCAACGCGAGGTCAATTGAGTACTCTTCAAGCTGAAGGTTAAAGCCAAAACTTGTCATTCAAATACCCTTCAAATACCTTAATATCACATCCATAAAAAGGTAGAGAACTTAATAAAATGACACGCTTTGACTTTAGCCTAAGGAAGTTCTCAATCATACGTGTGCGCAATAAAAAGTCCATCCGGTGTATTTATACTCAATCTCATAATTACAATTACAAATTTGCAAGACCAGAGAGTTGGAGCTGCGCATGTGGTTGAAACATCAAGTTTGGTATTGGTTCCCGGTTTATCTTTATGCGAGTGTGATATTCTATCTTTCATCGATTTCTGTTTTGCCTGAGCCGGAACAACAATTTGGAATAACAATCTCTGACGCAGCAAAACATGTTGTGGAATACTTCATCCTAAGCTTCCTACTGTTCCGAGCATTCATAAACTCCAGATCTTCGGCTGTCAAGGCGAAAGCGTACTTACTTGCCATCACGTTATCTATTCTTTACGGAGCTACAGATGAACTTCATCAGTTGTTCGTGCCAGAACGCGTGTGTAGTGGTCTCGACGTCGTCCTTGACGGAGTGGGCAGTAGCTTGATCCTGATAAGAGAATTCTTCAACTAATATTGCGCGCACGATGATGCAAAATTTATAACACTAAAAGAGGAAATTCATTAGGCGGGTCACTTCATGACGGAAAAATCAGAAATAGCTAGAGAGGCTTTGGATGAGG
This sequence is a window from Candidatus Bathyarchaeota archaeon. Protein-coding genes within it:
- a CDS encoding LLM class flavin-dependent oxidoreductase, whose protein sequence is MTSFGFNLQLEEYSIDLALKTARLIEDLGLGAVFVNDHYMKRSANNIPDAFLMLTAMALKTKRIKIGIAVTPVPFRSAPQTAKIVSTLDNISKGRFLFGVGAGWNQAEFEGYGVEFLPPRERVSKTIEGIRLMKRMWTEDEVKFQGKYYHIKDAVLLPKTVQKP
- a CDS encoding VanZ family protein, giving the protein MKHQVWYWFPVYLYASVIFYLSSISVLPEPEQQFGITISDAAKHVVEYFILSFLLFRAFINSRSSAVKAKAYLLAITLSILYGATDELHQLFVPERVCSGLDVVLDGVGSSLILIREFFN